In one Sesamum indicum cultivar Zhongzhi No. 13 linkage group LG12, S_indicum_v1.0, whole genome shotgun sequence genomic region, the following are encoded:
- the LOC105175898 gene encoding phosphoribosylaminoimidazole-succinocarboxamide synthase, chloroplastic, with translation MALSQCPNPPKNLKARPKPFLPTNSPSYRTIIPQTLTPKKFPSMVISASSSPSTASGQPSHPLDVQTNTERKKELMNAIKASLSNCLSETHLHLTVPGLQSKTRGKVRDIYDGGDYLVLVTTDRQSAFDRVLASIPFKGQVLNETSLWWFSKTQHIISNAVVSSPDRNVTIAKKCSVFPVEFVVRGYVTGSTDTSLWTVYKKGIRNYCGNVLPDGMVKNQKLPANILTPTTKAADHDVPVTPEEIIQRGLMTQADYDEASKAALSLFEYGQRIALEHGLILVDTKYEFGKGSDGTVLLIDEVHTPDSSRYWVAHSYEERFQKGLEPENIDKEFLRLWFKDHCNPYEDEVLPAAPDELVSELAWRYILLYETITKSKLEIPLTKEPIHERISRNVSQSLSSLT, from the exons ATGGCTCTGTCGCAGTGCCCAAACCCTCCCAAAAACCTTAAAGCAAGGCCAAAGCCTTTCCTCCCCACTAATTCTCCCTCTTACAGAACAATCATCCCACAAACTCTCACTCCTAAGAAGTTTCCTTCTATGGTAATTTCTGCATCATCGTCGCCTTCTACTGCGTCTGGCCAACCCTCTCACCCACTCGACGTACAAACGAACACCGAGCGCAAGAAAGAATTGATGAATGCTATTAAAGCCTCACTTTCCAACTGTCTTTCCGAGACCCATCTTCATTTAACTGTTCCGGGTCTCCAATCCAAGACCAGAGGCAAG GTCAGAGACATTTATGATGGGGGAGATTATCTTGTCTTGGTCACAACTGACAGGCAAAGTGCTTTCGATAGAGTTCTTGCTTCAATTCCGTTCAAGGGTCAG GTACTCAATGAAACAAGTTTGTGGTGGTTTAGCAAAACTCAGCACATTATTTCAAATGCAGTTGTTTCCTCTCCAGATCGGAATGTGACTATTGCAAAAAAGTGTTCAGTATTTCCAGTTGAATTTGTTG TTAGAGGTTATGTGACTGGAAGCACAGATACATCACTCTGGACTGTCTACAAGAAAGGCATTCGAAATTATTGCGGCAATGTTCTTCCCGATG GTATGGTGAAAAACCAAAAGTTACCAGCAAATATACTAACACCTACGACTAAAGCTGCAGATCATGATGTTCCCGTAACGCCGGAAGAG ATTATTCAGCGTGGGCTGATGACACAAGCTGATTATGATGAAGCAAGTAAAGCAGCATTAAGCCTGTTTGAGTATGGCCAG CGGATCGCACTGGAACATGGCCTGATTTTGGTGGATACCAAATATGAATTTGGAAAAGGATCTGATGGCACAGTTCTTTTGATAGACGag GTTCACACACCAGACTCAAGCAGGTATTGGGTCGCCCATTCTTATGAGGAACGCTTTCAAAAAGGTCTTGAACCTGAAAATATTGACAAG GAATTTTTGAGGTTGTGGTTCAAAGATCATTGCAATCCTTATGAAGATGAG GTCTTGCCTGCTGCACCTGATGAACTTGTTTCTGAATTGGCTTGGCG GTACATCCTCTTATATGAGACAATAACAAAGTCGAAGTTGGAAATACCCTTGACCAAG GAACCTATACACGAGAGAATATCACGGAATGTTTCACAATCGCTCTCATCTCTTACATAA
- the LOC105175900 gene encoding protein UNUSUAL FLORAL ORGANS, with the protein MEPFHTPTSIPISYAFTSIPTAASICGSTDCISISPWMDCRIWSRLPQGLIDRIVACLSPPAFFRARAVCKRWYGLIFSNTFLELYLQVSSHRHWFLFFKQKSLKSYIYRNNTSANNGTLRANYEGYLFDPESLKWYRISFPLIPPAFSPASSSGGLICWVSDDAGSKSILLCNPLIGSLIQLPSTLRPRLCPSIGLTITNSSIDLAFAGDDLISPYAVKNLSSESFHVDGGGFYSIWGTIASLPRLCSFESGRMVHVEGRFYCMNYSPFSVLAYDISINQWSKIQAPMRRFLRSPSLVESRGKLLLVAAVEKSKLNVPRSLRLWALQECGNLWVEIERMPQQLYNQFAEVEGGHGFNCVAHGEFVVILIKGSDKALLLDFIGKRWVWIPPCPYINNGGCGGRREDAVDELHGFAYEPRLAIPITALLEQLTLPFNSFTA; encoded by the coding sequence ATGGAGCCTTTCCACACCCCAACCAGCATACCCATTTCCTACGCATTTACCTCTATTCCCACTGCTGCTAGCATTTGTGGCTCAACAGATTGCATTTCAATAAGTCCCTGGATGGACTGCAGAATATGGAGCCGGCTTCCTCAGGGTTTGATTGATCGTATCGTTGCCTGTCTTTCTCCGCCGGCCTTCTTTCGAGCTCGAGCTGTCTGTAAAAGGTGGTACGGtctcatattttccaacaccTTCCTCGAATTATACCTCCAAGTATCTTCCCACCGTCACTGGTTCCTGTTCTTCAAGCAAAAAAGCCTCAAAAGCTATATCTACCGAAATAACACTAGTGCAAACAATGGCACTCTTAGGGCAAACTACGAAGGCTACCTTTTCGACCCGGAAAGCTTAAAATGGTACCGTATTTCATTCCCCTTGATCCCACCTGCATTTTCCCCGGCCTCATCTTCCGGTGGACTAATCTGTTGGGTTTCTGACGATGCTGGTTCCAAGAGTATTCTCCTCTGCAACCCACTCATTGGTTCTTTAATTCAGTTGCCTTCAACCCTAAGGCCTAGGCTTTGTCCTTCAATCGGTTTAACCATCACCAACTCTTCCATAGACTTAGCTTTTGCAGGAGATGACTTGATATCTCCTTATGCAGTCAAGAATCTAAGTTCAGAAAGCTTCCACGTCGATGGGGGTGGATTCTACTCCATATGGGGAACAATCGCTTCTCTTCCAAGGCTATGTAGCTTTGAATCGGGGCGGATGGTTCACGTGGAAGGCCGATTCTACTGCATGAACTACAGCCCTTTTAGCGTCCTTGCCTATGACATCTCCATAAATCAATGGAGCAAAATCCAGGCCCCAATGCGCAGATTTCTACGGTCACCGAGCTTGGTCGAAAGCCGAGGTAAGCTCCTCTTAGTTGCGGCGGTTGAAAAGAGCAAGCTCAACGTTCCCAGGAGCTTGCGGCTGTGGGCACTGCAAGAATGTGGCAATTTGTGGGTGGAGATTGAGAGGATGCCGCAGCAACTGTACAATCAGTTTGCGGAGGTTGAAGGTGGGCATGGATTCAACTGTGTTGCACACGGAGAGTTTGTCGTGATACTGATCAAAGGGTCGGATAAAGCTTTGCTGTTGGATTTTATTGGGAAAAGGTGGGTGTGGATTCCTCCATGTCCTTATATAAACAATGGTGGGTgtggaggaagaagagaagatGCGGTGGATGAGTTGCATGGATTTGCGTATGAGCCGAGGCTTGCCATACCAATTACTGCTCTTCTTGAACAACTTACACTTCCCTTTAACTCTTTCACTGCATAG
- the LOC105175901 gene encoding GTP-binding protein ERG isoform X1 has product MKAVRALRTLTSFPTAPSSNPSLSHPTTSAFLHRFFYSAQPHHLLPPTSEDCDAAHYSVFDTSHFDDFNLNSNNTHNNSNDKPTWDDKYRDRVKTKVFGEDISHFRILQREEEKKKKAAALAKELLEAALDVDKHEDVDEREVTLEDHKSLSVGIIGAPNAGKSALTNYMVGNKVSAVSRKINTTTHEVLGVLTKGDTQICFYDTPGLMLKKSGFPYNDIKVRNESAWSSVNLYDVLIVIFDVHRHLTRPDSRVVRLIERMGSISTTNQKRVLCMNKVDLVTKKNDLLKVIEEFKDLPGYERRFMISGLKGAGVKDLTKYLVEQAVKRPWDEDPFTMSEQVMKNISLEVVREKLLDYVHQEIPYGIEHRLMDWKELRDGSLRIEQHFITPKVSQRKILVGKKGSKIGRIGVEANEELRSIFKRNVHLILMVRVK; this is encoded by the exons atgaaagcaGTAAGGGCGCTAAGAACACTCACCTCCTTCCCCACTGCTCCATCTTCCAATCCCTCTCTCTCCCACCCCACTACTTCTGCCTTTTTACACCGCTTCTTCTACTCAGCCCAGCCCCATCACCTTTTGCCCCCAACTTCTGAAGACTGCGACGCCGCCCACTACTCTGTATTTGACACCTCCCATTTTGATGATTTCAATCTCAATTCCAACAATACtcataataatagtaatgaCAAGCCAACCTGGGACGACAAGTACAGGGACCGAGTCAAAACCAAAGTGTTCGGCGAAGATATTTCGCATTTCAGGATTCTGCAGAGAgaagaggagaagaagaagaaggctGCCGCGCTTGCCAAGGAGCTGCTAGAGGCTGCCTTGGATGTAGATAAGCACGAGGATGTGGACGAGAGGGAGGTGACGCTGGAGGATCACAAGTCTTTGTCTGTCGGTATTATTGGGGCTCCCAATGCTGGAAAATCTGCTCTCACCAATTACATG GTTGGGAATAAAGTTTCAGCTGTTTCGCGGAAGATAAATACCACCACTCATGAAGTGTTGGGGGTGTTGACTAAAGGAGATACACAAATT TGTTTCTATGATACGCCAGGACTAATGTTAAAGAAAAGTGGGTTTCCTTACAATGATATCAAAGTTCGCAATGAAAGCGCATGGAGTTCCGTTAACTTATACGATGTGCTCATAGTTATCTTTGATGTTCATAGACATCTTACCAG ACCTGATTCACGAGTGGTTAGATTGATCGAAAGAATGGGTTCTATAAGCACCACAAATCAGAAGCGTGTATTATGCATGAATAAGGTTGATTTGGtcacaaagaaaaatgatctACTGAAGGTTATTGAGGAATTTAAGGACCTACCTGGATATGAAAG GCGCTTCATGATCTCAGGACTGAAGGGTGCAGGAGTAAAAGATCTTACCAAGTATTTAGTTGAGCAG GCAGTAAAAAGACCATGGGATGAAGATCCATTCACCATGAGTGAACAAGTCATGAAGAACATATCACTAGAAGTTGTGAGAGAAAAACTGTTAGATTATGTACATCAG GAAATCCCATATGGCATTGAACATCGCTTGATGGACTGGAAGGAGTTGAGGGATGGCTCTCTCCGAATTGAGCAGCATTTCATCACTCCCAAGGTTAGCCAACGCAAGATTCTAGTGGGAAAAAAGGGCTCCAAAATAGG GAGAATAGGTGTTGAAGCTAATGAGGAGCTGAGGTCCATATTCAAGAGGAATGTTCATCTCATCCTCATGGTGAGAGTTAAATGA
- the LOC105175901 gene encoding GTP-binding protein ERG isoform X2, with translation MKAVRALRTLTSFPTAPSSNPSLSHPTTSAFLHRFFYSAQPHHLLPPTSEDCDAAHYSVFDTSHFDDFNLNSNNTHNNSNDKPTWDDKYRDRVKTKVFGEDISHFRILQREEEKKKKAAALAKELLEAALDVDKHEDVDEREVTLEDHKSLSVGIIGAPNAGKSALTNYMVGNKVSAVSRKINTTTHEVLGVLTKGDTQICFYDTPGLMLKKSGFPYNDIKVRNESAWSSVNLYDVLIVIFDVHRHLTRPDSRVVRLIERMGSISTTNQKRVLCMNKVDLVTKKNDLLKVIEEFKDLPGYERRFMISGLKGAGVKDLTKYLVEQAVKRPWDEDPFTMSEQVMKNISLEVVREKLLDYVHQEIPYGIEHRLMDWKELRDGSLRIEQHFITPKENRC, from the exons atgaaagcaGTAAGGGCGCTAAGAACACTCACCTCCTTCCCCACTGCTCCATCTTCCAATCCCTCTCTCTCCCACCCCACTACTTCTGCCTTTTTACACCGCTTCTTCTACTCAGCCCAGCCCCATCACCTTTTGCCCCCAACTTCTGAAGACTGCGACGCCGCCCACTACTCTGTATTTGACACCTCCCATTTTGATGATTTCAATCTCAATTCCAACAATACtcataataatagtaatgaCAAGCCAACCTGGGACGACAAGTACAGGGACCGAGTCAAAACCAAAGTGTTCGGCGAAGATATTTCGCATTTCAGGATTCTGCAGAGAgaagaggagaagaagaagaaggctGCCGCGCTTGCCAAGGAGCTGCTAGAGGCTGCCTTGGATGTAGATAAGCACGAGGATGTGGACGAGAGGGAGGTGACGCTGGAGGATCACAAGTCTTTGTCTGTCGGTATTATTGGGGCTCCCAATGCTGGAAAATCTGCTCTCACCAATTACATG GTTGGGAATAAAGTTTCAGCTGTTTCGCGGAAGATAAATACCACCACTCATGAAGTGTTGGGGGTGTTGACTAAAGGAGATACACAAATT TGTTTCTATGATACGCCAGGACTAATGTTAAAGAAAAGTGGGTTTCCTTACAATGATATCAAAGTTCGCAATGAAAGCGCATGGAGTTCCGTTAACTTATACGATGTGCTCATAGTTATCTTTGATGTTCATAGACATCTTACCAG ACCTGATTCACGAGTGGTTAGATTGATCGAAAGAATGGGTTCTATAAGCACCACAAATCAGAAGCGTGTATTATGCATGAATAAGGTTGATTTGGtcacaaagaaaaatgatctACTGAAGGTTATTGAGGAATTTAAGGACCTACCTGGATATGAAAG GCGCTTCATGATCTCAGGACTGAAGGGTGCAGGAGTAAAAGATCTTACCAAGTATTTAGTTGAGCAG GCAGTAAAAAGACCATGGGATGAAGATCCATTCACCATGAGTGAACAAGTCATGAAGAACATATCACTAGAAGTTGTGAGAGAAAAACTGTTAGATTATGTACATCAG GAAATCCCATATGGCATTGAACATCGCTTGATGGACTGGAAGGAGTTGAGGGATGGCTCTCTCCGAATTGAGCAGCATTTCATCACTCCCAAG GAGAATAGGTGTTGA
- the LOC105175899 gene encoding protein SUPPRESSOR OF FRI 4 isoform X1: MGKKKKRGAVDKVWCYYCDREFEDEKILVQHQKAKHFKCHVCHKKLSTAGGMAIHVLQVHKEQVSKVPNAKPGRESTEIEIYGMQGIPPDILAAHYGEEEEETPSKTAKVDLPTSQLGAVVPGSIGVGYPPQPTMGSMPQLYNPRIPVPPAGWQVPPRPQPWYPQHPAVSVPPPGQAGLPQQPLFPVHNVRPLLPSATPPGLQPSLPIAPPGMPATTPPVPVSQPLFPVVPNNNIPPQSSPFSAPTAPISLPLSSSSEMKSAEPHFGSTLPTNSYHTSGIPVVTSVNSHSYASGPNTSGPSIGPPPIIANKAPATHPATNEVYLVWDDEAMSMEERRMSLLKYQVHDENSQESPTSFSTRLRQSMSSIDAAIDRRISESRLAGRMAF; this comes from the exons AtggggaaaaagaagaagagaggagCAGTTGATAAGGTGTGGTGCTACTATTGCGATAGGGAGTTCGAAGACGAGAAGATATTGGTGCAGCATCAGAAGGCCAAACACTTCAAATGCCACGTTTGCCACAAGAAGTTGTCCACCGCCGGCGGCATGGCCATCCATGTCCTACAGGTTCACAAGGAACAAGTCTCCAA AGTTCCAAATGCAAAACCTGGAAGAGAATCAacagaaattgaaatttatggaATGCAAGGAATTCCACCTGATATCCTGGCTGCTCATTACGGGGAAGAAG AGGAAGAGACACCTtcaaaaacagctaaagttgATCTTCCGACCTCCCAACTTGGTGCTGTTGTTCCGGGGTCAATAGGGGTTGGGTATCCCCCGCAGCCAACTATGGGATCAATGCCTCAACT TTACAACCCTAGGATACCTGTGCCTCCAGCTGGTTGGCAAGTTCCACCACGTCCACAACCTTGGTATCCTCAACATCCAGCTGTTTCAGTTCCACCTCCTGGGCAAGCAGGATTACCTCAACAGCCTTTGTTTCCTGTACATAATGTCCGGCCTCTGCTGCCATCTGCAACACCTCCTGGGCTCCAACCTTCATTGCCAATTGCACCTCCTGGGATGCCTGCAACTACACCCCCTGTTCCTGTTTCTCAACCTCTATTTCCTGTTGTTCCCAACAATAATATCCCTCCTCAAAGTTCCCCATTTTCTGCTCCTACGGCTCCAATTAGCTTACCTTTGAGCTCTTCTTCAGAGATGAAGAGTGCAGAACCTCACTTTGGCAGCACGTTGCCAACCAATAGCTATCACACTTCGGGAATTCCAG tAGTTACTTCTGTAAATTCACATTCTTATGCATCTGGTCCAAATACCAGTGGTCCTTCAATTGGCCCACCTCCAATAATTGCAAACAAGGCTCCAGCTACTCACCCTGCTACAAATGAGGTCTACCTAGTGTGGGATGATGAGGCTATGTCCATG GAGGAAAGAAGAATGTCCTTATTGAAGTATCAGGTGCATGATGAGAATAGCCAG GAGTCTCCAACTAGCTTCAGTACAAGGTTAAGACAGAGT ATGAGCTCAATTGATGCTGCTATTGACAGAAGGATATCGGAGAGCAGGCTTGCTGGTCGCATGGCTTTTTAA
- the LOC105175899 gene encoding protein SUPPRESSOR OF FRI 4 isoform X2, translating to MGKKKKRGAVDKVWCYYCDREFEDEKILVQHQKAKHFKCHVCHKKLSTAGGMAIHVLQVHKEQVSKVPNAKPGRESTEIEIYGMQGIPPDILAAHYGEEEEETPSKTAKVDLPTSQLGAVVPGSIGVGYPPQPTMGSMPQLYNPRIPVPPAGWQVPPRPQPWYPQHPAVSVPPPGQAGLPQQPLFPVHNVRPLLPSATPPGLQPSLPIAPPGMPATTPPVPVSQPLFPVVPNNNIPPQSSPFSAPTAPISLPLSSSSEMKSAEPHFGSTLPTNSYHTSGIPVVTSVNSHSYASGPNTSGPSIGPPPIIANKAPATHPATNEVYLVWDDEAMSMEERRMSLLKYQVHDENSQMSSIDAAIDRRISESRLAGRMAF from the exons AtggggaaaaagaagaagagaggagCAGTTGATAAGGTGTGGTGCTACTATTGCGATAGGGAGTTCGAAGACGAGAAGATATTGGTGCAGCATCAGAAGGCCAAACACTTCAAATGCCACGTTTGCCACAAGAAGTTGTCCACCGCCGGCGGCATGGCCATCCATGTCCTACAGGTTCACAAGGAACAAGTCTCCAA AGTTCCAAATGCAAAACCTGGAAGAGAATCAacagaaattgaaatttatggaATGCAAGGAATTCCACCTGATATCCTGGCTGCTCATTACGGGGAAGAAG AGGAAGAGACACCTtcaaaaacagctaaagttgATCTTCCGACCTCCCAACTTGGTGCTGTTGTTCCGGGGTCAATAGGGGTTGGGTATCCCCCGCAGCCAACTATGGGATCAATGCCTCAACT TTACAACCCTAGGATACCTGTGCCTCCAGCTGGTTGGCAAGTTCCACCACGTCCACAACCTTGGTATCCTCAACATCCAGCTGTTTCAGTTCCACCTCCTGGGCAAGCAGGATTACCTCAACAGCCTTTGTTTCCTGTACATAATGTCCGGCCTCTGCTGCCATCTGCAACACCTCCTGGGCTCCAACCTTCATTGCCAATTGCACCTCCTGGGATGCCTGCAACTACACCCCCTGTTCCTGTTTCTCAACCTCTATTTCCTGTTGTTCCCAACAATAATATCCCTCCTCAAAGTTCCCCATTTTCTGCTCCTACGGCTCCAATTAGCTTACCTTTGAGCTCTTCTTCAGAGATGAAGAGTGCAGAACCTCACTTTGGCAGCACGTTGCCAACCAATAGCTATCACACTTCGGGAATTCCAG tAGTTACTTCTGTAAATTCACATTCTTATGCATCTGGTCCAAATACCAGTGGTCCTTCAATTGGCCCACCTCCAATAATTGCAAACAAGGCTCCAGCTACTCACCCTGCTACAAATGAGGTCTACCTAGTGTGGGATGATGAGGCTATGTCCATG GAGGAAAGAAGAATGTCCTTATTGAAGTATCAGGTGCATGATGAGAATAGCCAG ATGAGCTCAATTGATGCTGCTATTGACAGAAGGATATCGGAGAGCAGGCTTGCTGGTCGCATGGCTTTTTAA